One region of Bubalus kerabau isolate K-KA32 ecotype Philippines breed swamp buffalo chromosome 6, PCC_UOA_SB_1v2, whole genome shotgun sequence genomic DNA includes:
- the TMEM61 gene encoding transmembrane protein 61 isoform X1, translating into MTAPKTCDRARVASTLRYCMMVSGTVVLVAGTLCFAWWSEGDAGPPPSQSAPPTGCPEPGAPGALLRSVSFFCCSAGGLLLLFGLLWSVKASTQKLPRWDPYHLSRDLYYLTVESSEKESCRSGAAAGSGGHRTPKVITVPTYEEAVRCPLAGGPLIPPASPVEEDLERSALGDALPGAQPPLPPPSYESLIFAAGGISGETAPGAACSLTGPVQITEGGS; encoded by the exons ACTTGTGACAGGGCCCGTGTGGCCTCCACCCTGCGCTACTGCATGATGGTCAGCGGCACGGTGGTCCTAGTGGCTGGGACCCTCTGCTTCGCCTGGTGGAGTGAAGGAGACGCAGGCCCCCCGCCCAGCCAGTCGGCCCCACCCACTGGATGCCCTGAGCCTGGGGCCCCCGGTGCCCTACTCAGGTCGGTCAGCTTCTTCTGCTGCAGCGCAGGTGGCCTGCTGCTGCTCTTCGGCCTGCTGTGGTCAGTCAAGGCCAGCACCCAGAAGCTGCCTCGATGGGACCCATACCACCTCTCCAGGGACCTGTACTACCTCACTGTGGAGTCCTCAGAGAAGGAGAGCTGTAGGTCAGGTGCAGCTGCGGGGAGTGGGGGCCACAG GACCCCGAAGGTGATTACCGTCCCCACTTATGAGGAGGCTGTGCGCTGCCCACTGGCTGGGGGACCCTTGATACCACCTGCGTCCCCtgtggaggaagacctggagcgCAGTGCCTTGGGGGATGCCCTGCCTGGGGCCCAGCCCCCCTTGCCTCCACCTAGCTATGAGAGCCTCATCTTCGCTGCTGGTGGCATCTCTGGAGAGACAGCACCTGGGGCTGCATGCTCCCTCACGGGCCCTGTCCAGATTACAGAGGGTGGAAGTTAA
- the BSND gene encoding barttin: MASRPGWIAEHGKGTEAPREPRPVSCYHYPHCREEEDFGTEATGSRPHRPVVEESEAKPGGGSQARPGQAAMTDEKTFRIGFIVLGLFLLALGTFLMSHDRPQVYGTFYAMGGVMVIGGVIWSMCQCYPKITFIPADSDFQGVLSTKAKALGLLESGFAAEMKSPQPPYVRLWEAAAYDQSLPDFSHIQMKVMSYSENPRPLLDPEPGQWQPGASDGGENGPRDPQAWLEAAVVIHRGSDQDEGERDPSQGRLSPPTCPQGPAPLASFQDDLDVGSSEGSSPNLSLPEEAEPQPPPPESWTCRCQLDRFHDFALIDAPATEDVPPEKQRREAAVPSSQQRSPRTKEEEEASDTGTEGPAQEEEDLYYGLPDSPGDPLPDKELGFEPEAQG, translated from the exons ATGGCCAGTAGGCCTGGATGGATCGCAGAGCATGGGAAGGGGACAGAGGCACCCAGGGAGCCCAGGCCTGTGAGTTGCTATCACTATCCCCATTGTAGGGAGGAGGAAGACTTCGGCACAGAGGCAACTGGATCAAGACCACACCGCCCCGTAGTAGAGGAGTCAGAAGCCAAGCCGGGAG GTGGCTCACAGGCCAGGCCTGGCCAGGCAGCCATGACTGATGAGAAGACCTTCCGCATCGGCTTCATCGTGCTGGGGCTCTTCCTGCTGGCCCTTGGCACGTTCCTCATGAGCCACGACCGGCCCCAAGTCTACGGAACCTTCTACGCCATGGGAGGCGTCATGGTGATCGGGGGTGTCATCTGGAGCATGTGCCAATGCTACCCCAAG ATCACCTTCATACCTGCTGACTCTGACTTCCAAGGTGTCCTGTCCACGAAGGCGAAGGCGCTGGGCCTGCTGGAGAGCGGGTTTGCTGCCGAGATGAAGAG CCCCCAGCCCCCCTATGTCAGGCTGTGGGAGGCAGCCGCCTACGACCAGAGCCTGCCTGACTTCAGCCACATCCAGATGAAGGTCATGAGCTACAGTGAGAACCCCCGCCCCCTCCTGGACCCGGAACCCGGACAGTGGCAGCCAGGAGCCAGcgatggaggagaaaatggcccTCGTGACCCTCAGGCCTGGTTGGAAGCCGCCGTGGTCATCCACAGGGGCTCGGACCAGGATGAGGGAGAAAGAGACCCAAGTCAGGGCAGGCTCAG CCCCCCGACCTGTCCCCAGGGTCCTGCACCCTTGGCTTCCTTCCAAGATGACCTGGACGTGGGCTCCAGTGAGGGGAGCAGCCCCAATCTGTCTCTACCTGAGGAAGCGGAACCTCAGCCCCCGCCTCCGGAGTCCTGGACCTGCAGGTGCCAGCTGGACCGCTTCCACGACTTTGCCCTGATTGATGCCCCCGCGACGGAGGATGTGCCTCCAGAGAAGCAGCGGCGGGAGGCAGCCGTGCCTAGCTCCCAGCAGAGGTCCCCAAggacaaaagaggaagaagaggcttCAGACACAGGCACAGAGGGGCCGGCACAGGAAGAGGAAGACCTGTACTATGGGCTTCCCGACAGCCCCGGGGATCCCCTCCCAGACAAGGAACTGGGCTTTGAACCTGAGGCCCAGGGCTGA
- the TMEM61 gene encoding transmembrane protein 61 isoform X2, whose protein sequence is MTAPKTCDRARVASTLRYCMMVSGTVVLVAGTLCFAWWSEGDAGPPPSQSAPPTGCPEPGAPGALLRSVSFFCCSAGGLLLLFGLLWSVKASTQKLPRWDPYHLSRDLYYLTVESSEKESCRTPKVITVPTYEEAVRCPLAGGPLIPPASPVEEDLERSALGDALPGAQPPLPPPSYESLIFAAGGISGETAPGAACSLTGPVQITEGGS, encoded by the exons ACTTGTGACAGGGCCCGTGTGGCCTCCACCCTGCGCTACTGCATGATGGTCAGCGGCACGGTGGTCCTAGTGGCTGGGACCCTCTGCTTCGCCTGGTGGAGTGAAGGAGACGCAGGCCCCCCGCCCAGCCAGTCGGCCCCACCCACTGGATGCCCTGAGCCTGGGGCCCCCGGTGCCCTACTCAGGTCGGTCAGCTTCTTCTGCTGCAGCGCAGGTGGCCTGCTGCTGCTCTTCGGCCTGCTGTGGTCAGTCAAGGCCAGCACCCAGAAGCTGCCTCGATGGGACCCATACCACCTCTCCAGGGACCTGTACTACCTCACTGTGGAGTCCTCAGAGAAGGAGAGCTGTAG GACCCCGAAGGTGATTACCGTCCCCACTTATGAGGAGGCTGTGCGCTGCCCACTGGCTGGGGGACCCTTGATACCACCTGCGTCCCCtgtggaggaagacctggagcgCAGTGCCTTGGGGGATGCCCTGCCTGGGGCCCAGCCCCCCTTGCCTCCACCTAGCTATGAGAGCCTCATCTTCGCTGCTGGTGGCATCTCTGGAGAGACAGCACCTGGGGCTGCATGCTCCCTCACGGGCCCTGTCCAGATTACAGAGGGTGGAAGTTAA